CAGTTTCGTGGGCAACACATCGCTCGAAGGGGCCCGCGCCGCCGCCTTCTCTCTGGGCGCCCGCGCAAGAGCAGAGGCCATCTCGCGTGCGACCGCCCATTTCGATTTGTCGTGTGACGCGGAATTCCAAACCGAATTCGCGATGGCCATGTTCTTTCCGGAGGAGGCGGATGAAAACGCCGTTTGATACTACGAAGAGGTCCGGCCGCGGTGATTCGTGCGGCCACTTTGGCGACGGGCGTTAATATATGCGATTATTGGACATAGGGCACAGCGAGCGTGTTGTACGTCCGCGCGTTTCATGAAAGTCCAAATCCATGCATGGTCTGTTTAGCACATTGATGGAGAGTTCCTGCGACGCTGTACTTGTCGTGGATGCCGCGACGGGCACTGTTGTGGACTGCAACGCCTCCGCATGCCGCCTCCTGGACACCACGTCCGGCCAGCTCATCGGTGCACATCACACAACCTTTTATCCCCAGGAACTGCGGGCGGAGTACGCCTGGGACTTTGAGCAGGTCGCTTCCGGCGCAACCGCGTCCACCGTGGAAAGGCAGCTTCTGCTCCGCAACGGCGAAACGGTATGGGTCGAGGCCAGCGGCTGCGTTTCTGAGNNNNNNNNNNNNNNNNNNNNNNNNNNNNNNNNNNNNNNNNNNNNNNNNNNNNNNNNNNNNNNNNNNNNNNNNNNNNNNNNNNNNNNNNNNNNNNNNNNNNTCTGCTCCGCAACGGCGAAACGGTATGGGTCGAGGCCAGCGGCTGCGTTTCTGAGGCAGAGGGCCGCCGCCTTGTGCTTGGCATTCTTCGGGACATCAGAGGCCAGCGCAGCGCAAGAGATGAATTGCGGCGCCTGAACAAGATTCTCCTTGCGACAAGCGCTTGCGACGAAGCCATCATGCAGGCGGCAGATCAAACACAGCTCCACGCGCATGTTACGCAGTTGCTTGTGGAGGCGAACATCTGTCGTCTCGCTGCGCTGGTGTGTTTTCATAAGGGCGCCTCTGAGATCGTGGCTCAAAGCAGCGTGGACGGTCTTGCGCTGGAAGAGGCCGACCTGCCGGTTCTGGGGAAGGCGTTGGACTGGCCCGGGCCCGGGGCCCCCGTGGCACTGTCTGCCCGTATGGTGCGGTATCCCGGGGACGCTTTGCCTGCCTGGCCCTCCTGGACCCGCATTCACGGAGCGGAACCCGGGAGTCTGGTGTCGCTGCCCATCGAATGCACCAGTGGGGAACGAGGCACCCTGCTCTTGGTGACTTCCGGGTCCGAAGCATTTCAACCGGGAGAACTCGGGGTGTTGGGAAGGCTGGCCGAACATCTGCGGAATGGGTTGGACATGATTCGGGCGCGCCTTGAGCGCACCAAGGCTCTCGATACGATACGGTACCGCCTGTCATTCGAAGCCATTCTGACCTCGGCTATCCAGGAGTTCTTCCATATTGCCGGACATGATGTGGATGCGCTGGTTCAAGGAGTATGGGAGAAGATCAGCCGTTTCCTGGAGGTCGAGCACAGCTTCTGCATCCTCCTTTCGGGCGGGGGCTTGCCAGAAAGGCGCTTTGAATGGCACGGGGAGTCCGCTGCAACCATGACTGGCGCGGTAATTGATATGTTGACCTCCGCGTCGTTTTCCTGGAGCCAGAATAACCTGCGTAATGGCACGGCTGTTCTAGTAGGGCCCGATGATCCCGGCTTCGCGGGGCCGCGAAGCGAATTGGAGCTTTGCCGCGGGTTGGGCATTCGAAGCATGCTTCTGGTTCCTATCGTTGATGAGGGCCAACTTGCAGGTGTGGAGGGATTTTACGCCAGGTCGCAGTCTTGTTCGTGGGCCGAGGAAGACGTGGACATGCTGAAACTGGCCGGTCAGATCATCTTGGGCACGGTACGGCGGGCAAACAGCGCCCGCTTGCTGGAGGAGAGCGAAAACCGCTTGCGCATGGTGCTTGATGCCGCATCGAACGGGGTGTTCGACCTGGATTTTTCGACGGACCGCATATTCTACGGTGAAAACTGGGCGCGCATGCTCGGCTATGAACCGCGTGAAATCGTTTCGACTCGCGAAGCTTCTCTTGCGCTTGTGCACCCGGACGACGTCGCGGGCATCGACCGGGCGTTCCAGGAACATCTTTCGGGAGGTAAGCCGCAGTTCGAGGCCGAATTCCGTCTGCGTAACAGGGAAGGCGAGTGGCAGTGGGTCCTGAGCAGGGGCAAGGTTGTCGAATGGGACAAAGCGGGCCAGCCGCTCCGCTTGTTGGGCATCCATATCGACATTGCCGATCGGAAACGGGCTGAGAGCGCGCTTCAATGGCGCGATGCCCGCCACCGCGCCCTGCTGGAGGCGATGCCAGACACGCTGTTGCGGGTCCGGCGAGACGGCGAGGTGCTTGATGCGCATGTGTCTGACCAAGCGCCTCTCGCGGACATGTTGCGCACAGCCCTTGGGCAGCGGCTCTTCGAAGTGTTCCCCGACGTGGTGGCGGAACAAGCCATGCACAATATTCGCCGTGCTCTGGACCAGAATCAGACCCAGGTCTTCGAGTTTCGTATGGATGTCGCGGGAAGAGAGGACGCATTTGAGGCGCGTACTGTGCTCACGGATCATTCCGAGGCAATATTGATTATTCGCGATGTCTCCGAGCGCCACCGCCTGGAACGGGAGATCCTGGAGGTGAGCGAGCGGGAGCGGGGCCGGATCGGTCAGGATCTGCACGATGGGTTGGGGCAGGAGTTGGTGGGTGTCGGTTTTCTGGTAAACGCGCTGAGCACCGAGCTGGAGCGCGGCAAGTCGCCCCTGGCGAACAGCGCACGAAGCATTGCGGGGCTGGTCGCCGAAGCGCTCGAGCACAGCCGGTTGCTGGCGCGGGGGTTGCATGTTGTTGGACTTGAAGATGACGGGCTGGGCGTTGCGCTGGAGGAATTGGTGAGCCGTACGCGCTCCGTTTACGAGGTTGACGGGAAGTTCTCCTCCCGAGGCGTTATTTGGTTGCCGGCCGAAGAAGCCAACCAGATGTATCGAATTGCTCAGGAAGCGGTGACCAACGCCGTGCGTCACGCGAACCCCAGCTGTATATTTGTGAGCTTGTTGCAGAATGAGCGCCGCGTTCGGTTGGCCATCGAAGATGACGGTGTCGGTTTTGACCATCGTGCAATCACGCACGAGGGGATGGGGCTTAACATCATGCGCTATCGCGCGCGGGTGGTCTCAGCGAGTCTTCAAATCGACTCGGAGCCCGGCCATGGAACGCGGGTCGTAGTGACGCTTCCGCTTTCGAGAAACGTGTGATGCCAGCGACCGGAATCTGGCACAGTATTGCGCGCCGCAGGGAATCCTCGAAGCCACGGTTTTGGGAAAGCAGGAGTGAGCGAGAGAAGCGGTGGGTAACGATGTGTCCGCGCGGCGTTTGAGCCGCCTGATGACGAGACAGGAACAATGAAGAAAGCCGCCGTAGTGATAGTCGACGATCATCCCATAGTCCGGCAGGGTCTCAAAATGCTTATCAACCAGGCCGATGACCTCGAGGTCCGGGGCGAAGCCGAAGACATGTCCGGCGCTCTCGCGGCGATAGGGGAGGTACATCCCGATATTGTCATCATTGACATCTCGCTCAAGGGGGCGAACGGAATAGAATTGTTGAAGGCGATGCGTCAACGGTACCCTGGGATTCCGGCGCTGGTATTGTCGATGCATGAGGAATGGCTCTATGCGCAACGCGCCTTGCGGGCGGGCGCACGGGGCTATGTCATGAAGCAAGAAGCGATCGAGCATGTGGTGATGGCCATTCACCGCGTGTTGCGGGGAGAGGTGTATATCAGCGAGAAGATTGCTAACAGGCTCTTGAGTTGCATGGTGACGGGCGGCAAGAGCGAGTCGGGATTCTCTGTAGACCAGCTGACGAACCGCGAACTGCAAACTCTGCAGATGATTGGGCAGGGGCTGAGTACGCGCGAGATTGCCGCGCAACTCAATTTGAGTGTCAAGACCATCGAATCGTACCGCGAGAATCTCAAGAGAAAACTTAATCTTAATAACAGCAATGAACTAGTTCGTTATGCCATTTACAGGTCTCAAGACACTTCTTCGCCGTGACCCGGCGGCCTCCTTCCCGGTCACCTCACGACAAAGCCAGAACCGGTTCAATATCGAGCAGAAATCTCTGTCAGTTATTCCACTACATTATTATCAGGAAGTCGCTGAAGGCAAAAATAGGGCCGTCCTGATTACAGACCCCATTGTAATGTGGTTTCATTATATTAGACTGAGTCGTGAGGCAGCTGTATAGCTAAAGCTCCAGACAGTCCGCGTGAGTATTGAGAGTTGAAGAGTTGATATCTGCCGCGCGCGAGTTCCTCATTCGCGATAGTCAGCGGCAGTCCTAAACGCCCCCGCAGCGTGGCGTCCGGGTAATGAGCAGTCTGCAGGCCCCTACCACTGGACATTGTCTCTGCCGGACGCCACGCCTCCCATATATCCGATATCTTTCCAGGAACCGTTTCTCGCTTCTTACCGTGGTTTCAGTCTCCATGCGAGCCGCATCTCTCCATGGCAGAACTCTTGACCATTCGATTCCGCCCAGCTTTCGCGGGTCTGGCTGAATGGTCTGACATGGCGTGGATTCTCTCTGCCGATATCTAGTGCCCTTGTTAAGAGATTTCCCTGTTTACATACAATATGTTGTGGTATCGATGCCGCAAAACCTCTAACGCCTTGATTTGAAAGGGGAAAAGTGGTTGAAAAGGGTTGACAATGGAGCAAATTGGTGGTAAATTCGGGTTGCTTGTGGTGGGGTATTGCGGAAGGCTCCGTAGTTGGGGAATGCGTTCATGTACTTCGGCGAATACGCGGTCAAGGTGGACGACAAGGGCCGCCTTACTGTACCCAGCCGTCTGCGTCAATGCATGGACGTGGAAGGGGACGCGGTGTGGTACCTGACGCGGGGCTTTGATGGGTGCATTTCCGTTTACCCGCGCGACGAGTGGCGCAGGATTCGTGCTCAAGTGAGCCGGTACTCCTCCATGAATGCCAAGGCGCTCGTTTTTCGGCGGTTATTCTTCAGCAGCATGGGAGAGGCGAGAATCGACGGCCAGGGACGCATGGCCATCCCCCCGCACCTTCGTGAGATGGGGAAGATCGGCACCGAGGAGGAGGCCGTGCTGATCGGTATCGCCGACCACCTCGAGATCTGGAACAGAGAACGCTGGCGCAGTTTTCAGAATACCAATGAAGCGGCATACAAGGAGATGGCGACCCTCATTTCCATGGCTGATGGAATGCAGGGCGTTGGGCAGGCAGTGACGATGCCTCCGAGACCCGGAGGAGGCGAAGCCACGATGGAGAAAGGTGGGACGACGGATGCGTATTGAACGCGTAGACCTCGGCGCAGTAACGGTCTTGCGGCTTTCTGGGGACCTGGATGAGCGGGGGGTGGATGCCCTGCGCACGGCCCTGTATGAATGTCTGACGGAAGGCCGGTTCAAAGTTGTGCTGAGCCTGGGGGAAGTTGGATTCATCAGTTACCTGGGCGTCGGCGTCATGGTGGAGCGTCTTCGCAAGCTGAGGGACTTGGGCGGCGACGTCAAGTTGGTGCGCATTAATCTCTATACCGAGCGCCTCTTCCGCATGTCCGGCGTCACGTCTTTGTTTGAGACGTACGACACCGAGACCCAGGCGATAGGGGTGTTTCAGGAAGCGGCGTGACTTGCACGAGCCGGTTCTCGCGGGCCCGGCGGTTGCGTGGCTCGATATTCGTGAAGACGGCTGCTACGTTGATTGCACTGCCGGTGCTGGCGGACACTCCGAGCGGATCGCGGCAAGACTTCGAGGCGGCCGGCTATTAGCGATTGACCGGGATCCTCTTGCGGTGGAGATCACGCGCCGCCGGCTGGAAGGATACGCGCAAGCGGAGGTTGTGCACGGCAACTACGCTGAACTCTGTGAATTGCTTCGGGGTTACGGGCTCGAGACGGTAGACGGCGTGTTGATAGATGCAGGGGTTTCCAGCATGCAGCTTGACAGGCCTGAGCGCGGATTCTCATTTCAGGAGGACGGGCCGCTGGACATGCGCATGGATACGAGTGGGGGAATCAGCGCGGCCGGCCTCTTGGCGGAACACACGGCGGAGACGCTCGCCAAGCTTCTGCGCGCATACGGTGATGTGAGGTTTCCGGGGAGGATTGCCCGGAGTGTGGTCGAGCGGCGTGACCACGGAAAGTTGAATTCAACGCGCGAACTCGCGGATGCCGTACGCGATGCGGTGCCGAGGAAGGCGCTCGCGAATGACGAAGTGCGGCAGGTCTTCCAGGCAGTTCGCATTGCGGTAAACGATGAATTGGGTTCGCTCGACCGGGGGCTGCATGCGGCCATGCGGGTTCTGGGCGAGGGCGGAAGACTCGTGGTGATTGCGTTTCATTCGGGCGAGGACCGCATCGTGAAACGGTTTCTTCAGGATCAGTCGCGGGCCCATCGTGTGCTTCATGTTGACGGGCGCGTGAAAGAAGTTGTGCCGCCGTTGCTTCGTGTCCTTACGAAGAAGCCGGTTGTGCCGGATGTTGATGAGGTGCGGGCGAATCCCCGCGCGCACAGTGCGCGGTTACGGGCGGCGGAACGCCTGGGGTAATTGAAAATGGCGAACCGAAGACGACACTACAAACCGGCGAACGTTTTCCGGACATTTATTGCGGCGTGTCCGATCATCCTGATTCCCGCAGCGGCGCTTCTGTTCGAAACGTGGCTCAATCTTGGAATTCTTACGCTTGATTATGAAAGCGGCGCCCTGTCGAAGGAGTTGGACCGCGCCCAAGTTCATATTGAGGAACTGCGCGCGCGGGTAGCCGAACTTGAGCGGATAGATCGCATTGATTCCGCGGCCATTGAGCTGGGTCTTGTCAAGCGTGAGCACAACCAGCTTGTGATTGTAAACGATTGGTCGCCCGAGGGCGTGTGGGATCCCGCTCAAGGTTTCGATGTCGCTAACGGGAGAGCGGCCTTTATTGAATCCCTGCAGACCACGGGCTTGCAGCAGCCGGAGTAACGAGGACAGCCATGATCAGACCAGGAGCGAGAGTCAACGGATCCGGCGCTGCCACGTCCTCGGTGCGGCGCCACCGCATCCGTCTGCGATTGGTGTATTGGGGGCTCCTGGCGTCTTTTGCCGCCGTGACGGCGCGGCTGGTTCAGCTTCAAGCGTTTCCGGACGACGTCTATACGCGGGAAGAAGGTTTTCATGAGGGTACGGTGCCCCTGCTGATTCCGCGCGGCGATATCTACGATCGCAATGGCCGTCTGCTTGCCACCGACCGGCAGGCGGTCTCACTCGTGAGCGATCCTTTCCGCGTGGAAGCTCCGGAAGAGTTGGCGCGTGGATTGTCTGAACTGCTCGAATCGCCAGAGGATGAAGTTCTTGTTCGACTCACCAAACGCGATGAAAAGGGACACCCACTGCGGTATTCCCGCATCAAACGCCGTCTGAGTACGGAGCTTCTCGACCGTCTGAATCATTTTCCGGGCATGAACAACCCGAGTCTGTGGCTTGAAAACGAACCGGTTCGCGTTTATCCGGACGACACCCTCGCGGCGCATGTTCTGGGCTTTGTGAACGGGGAACGGACAGGTTCGGGCGGCATTGAGATGATCTACGATCACGAGCTGGGCGTGACGCCAGGCAAGATGGTTGCGCGTGTGGACTGTGAACGTACGCTGCTCGGGTCGCGAATCACGGAATATGTTCCCCCTCAGGGTGGGGCGGATCTGACGCTGACGCTCGATCGCGGGATCCAGCACAAGCTCGAGCAGGAGTTGGCGAAGGCCCTGGAAAAGAGCAAGGCCATTAGAGGCATGGGCATCGTGATGGACCCTCACACGGGCGCGATTCTCGCGCTTGCCTGTTTCCCCACCTTCGACCCGAACCGGTACAACGAGTTTTCAGACGAGGAGCGCAAGAACAGTGCGATCACGGATGTATTCGAACCCGGTTCGTCTTTCAAGATTGTCACGGCTTCCGCGGCTATTGAACTTGGCCTTGTGACCCCCGAAACCATGATTAATTGCGAAAATGGGGCCTTTAACCCTTACGGGCACCGCATCCGCGACTACCACAGTCTCGGGGTGGAGCCGTTCCGAACCTGCTTTGCGGAATCCAGCAACATCGCCATGATCAAGGTAGCGGCCATGCTCGGCCGTGAACGGCTCGAGGAATGGATTCGCCGCTTCGGATTCGGACAGACGACGGGCCCGGATTTTGGAGGGGCGGAAAGCGCGGGCATATTCCGCGGCCGGGAATCCTGGTCGAAGCTCTCGATGGGGTCTCTTCCCATGGGGCAGGAAATCTCCGTGACTCTGCCACAATTGGCCCGGGCGTTCGCGGCCATCGCCAACGGCGGCTACCTGGTCGAGCCCTATCTGGTGTCGCGTGTAACTTCCCCCGACGGCACTGTCGTAGAGAAGCGCCCGCAGTCCTCTCGGAAACGGATTATCTCCGAACAGACGGCCCAGACAATGAAAGAACTCTGCCATGGGGTAGTCCTGCACGGAACGGGTGACAGGGCCAACATCGAGGAATATCGCGTCGGAGGGAAAACGGGTACTGCCCAGGTGGCGCGGACGGACGGACGCGGCTATGCCCCGGGCAAGTACAACACCATCTTTGCCGGATTCGCTCCGGTGGCTTACCCGCGCGTTGTTGCGGTAATCGTGGTGCGCGAGCCGGAGATCCGGGAGCATTGGGGCGGGTATGTCTGCGGTCCTGTCTTCCGCGAGGTCGTGAGGGACGCGTTGATAGGAATGCATTGTCCGGAGGACCCCGTCAAACACGATATCGAGCGCCTGGCCGCTCAGGACGACGATCCGGACACCGTGATGGCGCAGGAAGAAATGGCCATCATCGAGCCGGATATGGACAGTGTTCTTACCAAGCTGGACGGCTTGGAACTTATCGAACCGCCAGCGGATTTTGTTAGTGAAGGTCCGATACTGCCGGATTTTGTGGGTATGACGAAGCGGGAAGCCCGGCAACGGATTGCGG
The sequence above is drawn from the Candidatus Hydrogenedentota bacterium genome and encodes:
- a CDS encoding PAS domain-containing protein, with the protein product MHGLFSTLMESSCDAVLVVDAATGTVVDCNASACRLLDTTSGQLIGAHHTTFYPQELRAEYAWDFEQVASGATASTVERQLLLRNGETVWVEASGCVSE
- a CDS encoding PAS domain-containing protein, which produces LLRNGETVWVEASGCVSEAEGRRLVLGILRDIRGQRSARDELRRLNKILLATSACDEAIMQAADQTQLHAHVTQLLVEANICRLAALVCFHKGASEIVAQSSVDGLALEEADLPVLGKALDWPGPGAPVALSARMVRYPGDALPAWPSWTRIHGAEPGSLVSLPIECTSGERGTLLLVTSGSEAFQPGELGVLGRLAEHLRNGLDMIRARLERTKALDTIRYRLSFEAILTSAIQEFFHIAGHDVDALVQGVWEKISRFLEVEHSFCILLSGGGLPERRFEWHGESAATMTGAVIDMLTSASFSWSQNNLRNGTAVLVGPDDPGFAGPRSELELCRGLGIRSMLLVPIVDEGQLAGVEGFYARSQSCSWAEEDVDMLKLAGQIILGTVRRANSARLLEESENRLRMVLDAASNGVFDLDFSTDRIFYGENWARMLGYEPREIVSTREASLALVHPDDVAGIDRAFQEHLSGGKPQFEAEFRLRNREGEWQWVLSRGKVVEWDKAGQPLRLLGIHIDIADRKRAESALQWRDARHRALLEAMPDTLLRVRRDGEVLDAHVSDQAPLADMLRTALGQRLFEVFPDVVAEQAMHNIRRALDQNQTQVFEFRMDVAGREDAFEARTVLTDHSEAILIIRDVSERHRLEREILEVSERERGRIGQDLHDGLGQELVGVGFLVNALSTELERGKSPLANSARSIAGLVAEALEHSRLLARGLHVVGLEDDGLGVALEELVSRTRSVYEVDGKFSSRGVIWLPAEEANQMYRIAQEAVTNAVRHANPSCIFVSLLQNERRVRLAIEDDGVGFDHRAITHEGMGLNIMRYRARVVSASLQIDSEPGHGTRVVVTLPLSRNV
- a CDS encoding response regulator transcription factor; its protein translation is MKKAAVVIVDDHPIVRQGLKMLINQADDLEVRGEAEDMSGALAAIGEVHPDIVIIDISLKGANGIELLKAMRQRYPGIPALVLSMHEEWLYAQRALRAGARGYVMKQEAIEHVVMAIHRVLRGEVYISEKIANRLLSCMVTGGKSESGFSVDQLTNRELQTLQMIGQGLSTREIAAQLNLSVKTIESYRENLKRKLNLNNSNELVRYAIYRSQDTSSP
- the mraZ gene encoding division/cell wall cluster transcriptional repressor MraZ, which encodes MYFGEYAVKVDDKGRLTVPSRLRQCMDVEGDAVWYLTRGFDGCISVYPRDEWRRIRAQVSRYSSMNAKALVFRRLFFSSMGEARIDGQGRMAIPPHLREMGKIGTEEEAVLIGIADHLEIWNRERWRSFQNTNEAAYKEMATLISMADGMQGVGQAVTMPPRPGGGEATMEKGGTTDAY
- a CDS encoding STAS domain-containing protein, with the translated sequence MRIERVDLGAVTVLRLSGDLDERGVDALRTALYECLTEGRFKVVLSLGEVGFISYLGVGVMVERLRKLRDLGGDVKLVRINLYTERLFRMSGVTSLFETYDTETQAIGVFQEAA
- the rsmH gene encoding 16S rRNA (cytosine(1402)-N(4))-methyltransferase RsmH, whose translation is MHEPVLAGPAVAWLDIREDGCYVDCTAGAGGHSERIAARLRGGRLLAIDRDPLAVEITRRRLEGYAQAEVVHGNYAELCELLRGYGLETVDGVLIDAGVSSMQLDRPERGFSFQEDGPLDMRMDTSGGISAAGLLAEHTAETLAKLLRAYGDVRFPGRIARSVVERRDHGKLNSTRELADAVRDAVPRKALANDEVRQVFQAVRIAVNDELGSLDRGLHAAMRVLGEGGRLVVIAFHSGEDRIVKRFLQDQSRAHRVLHVDGRVKEVVPPLLRVLTKKPVVPDVDEVRANPRAHSARLRAAERLG
- a CDS encoding penicillin-binding protein → MIRPGARVNGSGAATSSVRRHRIRLRLVYWGLLASFAAVTARLVQLQAFPDDVYTREEGFHEGTVPLLIPRGDIYDRNGRLLATDRQAVSLVSDPFRVEAPEELARGLSELLESPEDEVLVRLTKRDEKGHPLRYSRIKRRLSTELLDRLNHFPGMNNPSLWLENEPVRVYPDDTLAAHVLGFVNGERTGSGGIEMIYDHELGVTPGKMVARVDCERTLLGSRITEYVPPQGGADLTLTLDRGIQHKLEQELAKALEKSKAIRGMGIVMDPHTGAILALACFPTFDPNRYNEFSDEERKNSAITDVFEPGSSFKIVTASAAIELGLVTPETMINCENGAFNPYGHRIRDYHSLGVEPFRTCFAESSNIAMIKVAAMLGRERLEEWIRRFGFGQTTGPDFGGAESAGIFRGRESWSKLSMGSLPMGQEISVTLPQLARAFAAIANGGYLVEPYLVSRVTSPDGTVVEKRPQSSRKRIISEQTAQTMKELCHGVVLHGTGDRANIEEYRVGGKTGTAQVARTDGRGYAPGKYNTIFAGFAPVAYPRVVAVIVVREPEIREHWGGYVCGPVFREVVRDALIGMHCPEDPVKHDIERLAAQDDDPDTVMAQEEMAIIEPDMDSVLTKLDGLELIEPPADFVSEGPILPDFVGMTKREARQRIAELGVAWDIQGSGWVAEQEPPPGTPLSEVVLCRLRFSNERKKADDETSGVVTVARR